Proteins encoded by one window of Sorex araneus isolate mSorAra2 chromosome 3, mSorAra2.pri, whole genome shotgun sequence:
- the DDIT4 gene encoding DNA damage-inducible transcript 4 protein codes for MPSLWDRFSSSSSAPSSSPLSATPGPEQPPRSAWGSAAREEGLGRCASLESSDCESLDSSNSGFGPEEDSAHLDGVSLPDFELLNDPEDEHLCANLMQLLQESLAQARLGSRRPARLLMPSQLVSQVGKELLRLAYSEPCGLRGALLDVCVEQGKSCHSLGQLALDPSLVPTFQLTLVLRLDSRLWPKIQGLFSAANSPFVPGFSQSLTLSTGFRVIKKKLYSSEQLLIEEC; via the exons ATGCCTAGCCTTTGGGATCGCTTCTCTTCGTCCTCTTCCGCCCCTTCGTCTTCGCCCTTGTCGGCGACTCCCGGCCCGGAGCAGCCTCCGCGCTCCGCCTGGGGCTCAGCGGCCCGAGAAGAGGGACTGGGCCGCTGCGCGAGCCTGGAGAGCTCGGACTGCGAGTCCCTGGACAGCAGCAACAGCGGCTTTGGGCCCGAGGAAG ACTCGGCACACCTAGACGGCGTGTCCCTGCCCGACTTCGAGTTGCTCAACGACCCCGAGGACGAGCACCTGTGTGCCAATTTGATGCAGCTGCTGCAGGAGAGCCTGGCCCAGGCGCGGCTGGGCtcgcgccgccccgcgcgcctGCTGATGCCCAGCCAGCTGGTGAGCCAGGTGGGCAAAGAGCTCCTGCGCCTGGCCTACAGCGAGCCGTGCGGCCTGCGGGGGGCGCTGCTGGACGTCTGCGTGGAGCAGGGCAAAAGCTGCCACAGCCTGGGCCAGCTGGCCCTCGACCCCAGCCTCGTGCCCACCTTCCAGCTGACGCTCGTGCTGCGCCTGGACTCGCGCCTCTGGCCCAAGATCCAGGGGCTGTTCAGCGCCGCCAACTCGCCTTTCGTGCCCGGCTTCAGCCAGTCGCTGACGCTGAGCACCGGCTTCCGAGTCATCAAGAAGAAGCTGTACAGCTCCGAGCAGCTGCTCATTGAGGAGTGTTGA